One window of the Rhizorhabdus dicambivorans genome contains the following:
- a CDS encoding cysteine synthase A: MATDSIAPNALALIGNTPLVRLKGPSEATGCEILAKCEFMNPGGSVKDRAALAIITDAEERGLIAPGGIIVEGTAGNTGIGLALVGNARGYRTIIVMTDTQSQEKQATLRALGAELVLVPPTAYSNPAHYVHTSRRIAEETPGALWANQFDNTANRLAHIRTTAPEIWAQTGGRIDGFTCAVGTGGTLAGVGLGLKEFREDIVIGLSDPHGAALYNYFAHGELKAEGNSVAEGIGQSRITANLDGAPIDTQFRISDEQGLEQVAALLEHEGLCVGLSSGINVAGAIALAGELGPGKTIVTILCDSGMRYLSSLFNPAWLEAKGLPVPPLLRR, from the coding sequence ATGGCTACTGACAGCATCGCACCGAACGCGCTCGCCTTGATCGGCAACACTCCGCTGGTCCGCCTCAAAGGGCCGAGCGAGGCGACCGGCTGCGAAATTCTCGCCAAGTGCGAGTTCATGAATCCGGGCGGATCGGTGAAGGACCGCGCCGCGCTGGCGATCATCACCGACGCCGAGGAGCGCGGCCTGATCGCGCCGGGCGGGATCATCGTCGAGGGCACCGCCGGCAACACCGGCATCGGCCTGGCGCTGGTCGGCAATGCGCGCGGCTATCGCACGATCATCGTGATGACCGACACACAGAGCCAGGAGAAACAGGCCACGCTGCGCGCGCTGGGCGCGGAGCTGGTGCTGGTGCCGCCGACCGCCTATTCGAACCCCGCCCATTACGTCCACACCTCGCGCCGCATCGCCGAGGAGACGCCGGGCGCGCTGTGGGCCAACCAGTTCGACAACACCGCCAACCGGCTTGCCCATATCCGCACCACCGCGCCGGAGATCTGGGCCCAGACCGGCGGCCGGATCGATGGCTTCACCTGCGCGGTCGGCACCGGCGGCACGCTGGCGGGCGTCGGCCTCGGTCTAAAGGAATTTCGCGAGGACATCGTCATCGGCCTCAGCGATCCCCATGGCGCCGCACTGTACAATTATTTCGCCCATGGCGAGCTGAAGGCCGAGGGCAACAGCGTCGCCGAGGGCATCGGCCAGAGCCGAATCACCGCCAATCTCGACGGTGCACCGATCGACACCCAGTTCCGCATCTCCGACGAGCAGGGGCTGGAGCAGGTGGCCGCGCTCCTCGAGCATGAGGGCCTCTGCGTCGGCCTTTCCTCCGGAATCAACGTCGCGGGCGCGATCGCGCTCGCAGGGGAGCTGGGGCCGGGCAAGACCATCGTCACGATCCTGTGCGATTCGGGGATGCGCTACCTGTCCTCCCTGTTCAACCCGGCCTGGCTGGAGGCCAAGGGCCTGCCCGTTCCCCCGCTGCTGCGGCGCTGA
- a CDS encoding division/cell wall cluster transcriptional repressor MraZ, with translation MNGVDPKGRVSLPAAFRQTIEIRCSNGRVASGLGKTLRMAMHPTLRCIEVSDGLQIAETEEQMTAHAQRISEQTNELVGDVLDRLEAETFPLMKDVNFDQAGRMVLPDRLRAKANIGGDAFFVGRGRRFRIWAPDELRKAEAGESTDVLDEMDDLLARRKERG, from the coding sequence TTGAACGGCGTCGACCCCAAGGGGCGGGTATCGCTCCCGGCTGCCTTCCGTCAGACCATCGAAATCCGCTGCAGCAACGGCAGGGTCGCCAGCGGCCTGGGCAAAACGCTGCGCATGGCGATGCACCCGACGCTGCGCTGCATCGAGGTGAGCGACGGTCTCCAGATCGCCGAGACCGAGGAACAGATGACCGCGCACGCGCAGCGCATCTCGGAACAGACCAACGAACTGGTGGGCGACGTGCTGGACCGGCTGGAGGCCGAGACCTTCCCGCTGATGAAGGACGTCAACTTCGATCAGGCGGGCCGCATGGTCCTGCCCGACCGGCTGCGCGCCAAGGCCAATATCGGCGGCGACGCCTTCTTCGTCGGCCGTGGCCGGCGGTTCCGCATCTGGGCGCCGGACGAGCTGCGCAAGGCGGAAGCCGGCGAATCCACCGACGTGCTCGACGAGATGGACGACCTGCTCGCCCGGCGGAAGGAACGCGGATGA
- the rsmH gene encoding 16S rRNA (cytosine(1402)-N(4))-methyltransferase RsmH, with product MSPAAPHVPVLRDEVIAGLAPQAGETHVDGTFGAGGYTRALLQAGARVYAFDRDPDAIAEGRGFEAEQDGKLILVPERFSRMAEALAERGVDQVDGVTLDIGVSSMQLDRAERGFSFQADGPLDMRMEQAGMSAADFVNEADEEEIADVLYDLGEEPRARRVARAIVQARPISRTGELAEVVRRALGHKPHEKKDPATRTFQAIRIHLNAELDELEQGLAAAEKVLRPGGRLAVVSFHSIEDRIVKRFLRERSGATPAGSRHLPDMRGGGPRPSFEAVAKPVRAGEAEIARNPRSRSATLRVARRTEASAWASGPKKEGRQG from the coding sequence ATGAGCCCCGCCGCCCCCCATGTTCCCGTCCTGCGTGACGAGGTGATCGCCGGTCTCGCTCCGCAGGCCGGCGAAACCCATGTCGACGGCACGTTCGGCGCCGGCGGCTATACGCGCGCCCTGCTGCAGGCCGGCGCGCGGGTCTACGCCTTCGACCGCGACCCCGACGCGATCGCCGAGGGACGCGGCTTCGAGGCCGAGCAGGACGGCAAGCTGATCCTGGTGCCCGAACGCTTCTCGCGCATGGCCGAGGCGCTGGCCGAGCGCGGCGTCGACCAGGTCGACGGCGTCACCCTCGATATCGGCGTGTCGTCGATGCAGCTCGACCGGGCCGAGCGGGGATTCTCCTTCCAGGCCGACGGGCCGCTCGACATGCGGATGGAGCAGGCGGGCATGAGCGCCGCCGACTTCGTCAACGAGGCCGACGAGGAGGAGATCGCCGACGTCCTCTACGATCTGGGCGAGGAGCCCCGCGCGCGCCGCGTCGCCCGTGCGATCGTCCAGGCCCGCCCGATCAGCCGCACCGGCGAACTGGCCGAGGTGGTCCGCCGCGCGCTGGGCCACAAGCCGCACGAGAAGAAGGACCCGGCGACCCGCACCTTCCAGGCGATCCGCATCCACCTCAACGCCGAGCTGGACGAGCTGGAGCAGGGGTTGGCCGCCGCCGAGAAGGTGCTGCGCCCGGGCGGAAGGCTGGCGGTGGTCAGCTTCCATTCGATCGAGGACCGGATCGTCAAGCGCTTCCTGCGCGAGCGCAGCGGCGCGACGCCGGCCGGCTCCCGCCATCTTCCCGACATGCGCGGCGGGGGGCCGCGCCCCAGCTTCGAGGCGGTCGCCAAGCCCGTGCGCGCGGGCGAGGCGGAGATCGCCCGCAACCCCCGCTCGCGGTCGGCGACGTTGCGCGTCGCCCGCCGCACCGAGGCCTCGGCCTGGGCCTCCGGCCCGAAAAAAGAAGGACGTCAGGGATGA